From the Acidimicrobiia bacterium genome, one window contains:
- a CDS encoding CoA transferase, which yields MSVFADVRVLDFSNNCAAAMAAMHLGDLGAEVIKVDPAARARGRDEPGYLAWNRNKRRVALDLMTPADLGVAKRLVADADVAMFDAAPGVLESLGLDGVALTRQHERLIHAWAPPYGETGRWSALPASHNVLTALTGISSGQASYSGAPVHLVAPLAYYGQANCMATAIGAALFERVRSGLGQSVVVSGLHGAAQVLPSTRFEHEQTSIWRAPLGGAPNYRLYQCADGEWFFLGALFEVLYVRALEATGVLADVLSDPQFAGDLSAALVAPGAQVTMRKLEAAFRSRARAEWLAVLGAVDVPCGPVRTREEWFAGETIAANDMRLELEHAELGTVEMPGVSLRMSGTPAVTPRLAEDVPVSRVVPPHTTAARQGTVLDEPPLAGVKVLDLGAVIAGAYAGTMLAYFGADVVKIETANGDPFRSYRSGFCVYNRGKRGLVLDLKQPDAKEVFLELVAQADVVLDNSRLGVRERLGISYESLREVNPRIISLSITGYGTNGPQASMPGFDPLLQAQSGLMQAQGGYGGEPVFHGIPVNDVGSAAMSAFAIVGALFARARTGVGQDIQTSLASQSVLLQIGALTSYPGAREPAMGARDCIGASALERYYECADGWIAVACATAPRAAALFDALGLRAEGAEGALAEPREGGLASLIADALKPLSVDDALMRLSDAGASAAPVVTVDQTYTDAFLEEHNYYDSYVDPTFGPGRGIAGFARFERTKTRFRRAAPTLGQHSIDVLREFGVSQARIDSLLRSGAVVQDMP from the coding sequence GTGTCGGTGTTTGCGGACGTCCGCGTCCTCGACTTCTCGAACAACTGCGCGGCCGCAATGGCTGCCATGCATCTCGGTGATCTTGGTGCCGAGGTGATCAAGGTCGATCCAGCGGCTCGAGCGCGCGGCCGCGACGAGCCGGGCTATCTGGCCTGGAATCGCAACAAGCGGCGTGTGGCGCTGGATCTGATGACGCCCGCGGATCTCGGTGTCGCAAAGCGCCTGGTTGCCGACGCGGACGTTGCGATGTTCGATGCGGCGCCGGGCGTGCTCGAGTCGCTCGGTCTCGACGGTGTCGCCTTGACGCGGCAGCACGAACGGCTGATCCACGCCTGGGCGCCGCCCTACGGCGAGACGGGCCGCTGGAGCGCGTTGCCCGCGTCACACAACGTGCTCACCGCGCTGACCGGAATATCGTCGGGACAAGCGTCGTATTCCGGCGCGCCCGTCCACCTCGTCGCGCCGCTGGCCTACTACGGCCAGGCCAATTGCATGGCTACCGCGATCGGCGCGGCATTGTTCGAACGCGTTCGCTCGGGACTCGGGCAAAGCGTCGTCGTCAGCGGGCTGCACGGCGCCGCGCAGGTCTTGCCGTCAACACGGTTCGAGCACGAGCAGACTTCGATCTGGAGAGCGCCCCTCGGCGGCGCGCCGAACTACCGCCTGTATCAATGCGCGGACGGTGAATGGTTCTTCCTCGGCGCGCTGTTCGAAGTCCTCTACGTGCGGGCTCTGGAGGCGACCGGCGTGCTCGCCGATGTGTTGTCGGATCCACAGTTCGCCGGCGATCTGAGCGCCGCGTTGGTCGCGCCGGGCGCCCAGGTCACGATGCGAAAGCTCGAAGCGGCGTTTCGCTCGAGGGCGCGCGCGGAGTGGCTCGCAGTTCTCGGTGCGGTCGACGTGCCGTGCGGACCGGTGCGCACACGCGAGGAGTGGTTTGCCGGCGAGACCATCGCCGCGAACGACATGCGCCTCGAACTGGAACATGCGGAGCTCGGCACGGTGGAGATGCCTGGCGTCTCGCTCCGGATGAGTGGGACCCCGGCGGTCACGCCGCGTCTCGCGGAAGACGTCCCGGTGTCACGGGTTGTGCCGCCCCATACGACTGCTGCACGTCAGGGAACGGTGCTTGACGAACCGCCGCTCGCGGGTGTGAAGGTGCTGGATCTCGGCGCCGTGATCGCGGGCGCGTACGCCGGGACCATGTTGGCCTACTTCGGTGCCGATGTCGTGAAGATCGAGACGGCGAACGGGGATCCGTTTCGCTCGTACCGCTCGGGCTTCTGTGTCTACAACCGGGGAAAGCGGGGACTCGTCCTCGACCTGAAGCAACCCGACGCAAAGGAGGTGTTCCTCGAATTGGTCGCGCAGGCTGACGTCGTGCTCGACAACTCTCGACTCGGCGTGCGCGAACGGCTTGGGATCTCGTACGAGAGCTTGCGCGAGGTCAATCCGCGCATCATCTCGCTGTCGATCACTGGTTACGGCACGAACGGTCCACAAGCATCGATGCCCGGCTTTGATCCGCTCCTCCAGGCGCAGAGCGGCTTGATGCAAGCCCAGGGCGGCTACGGGGGCGAACCGGTTTTCCACGGCATCCCGGTGAACGATGTCGGCAGCGCCGCGATGTCGGCGTTCGCCATCGTCGGTGCGCTCTTCGCGCGTGCGCGAACCGGCGTGGGCCAGGACATCCAGACCAGCTTGGCGAGCCAGAGCGTGTTGCTGCAGATCGGCGCGCTCACCTCGTACCCCGGAGCACGCGAGCCGGCAATGGGCGCGCGCGACTGCATCGGTGCCAGCGCGCTCGAGCGCTACTACGAATGTGCCGACGGATGGATCGCCGTCGCGTGCGCCACGGCACCGCGTGCTGCGGCATTGTTCGATGCGCTCGGGTTGCGGGCCGAAGGTGCCGAGGGGGCGCTCGCCGAACCGCGCGAGGGTGGACTTGCGTCTCTGATCGCCGACGCGCTGAAGCCGCTGTCGGTCGACGATGCGCTCATGCGACTCAGTGACGCTGGCGCGTCGGCCGCTCCAGTCGTCACGGTCGACCAGACCTACACGGATGCGTTCCTCGAAGAGCACAACTACTACGACTCTTATGTCGACCCGACCTTCGGCCCCGGGCGCGGTATTGCCGGCTTCGCCAGGTTCGAGCGCACGAAGACGAGGTTTCGACGCGCGGCGCCGACCCTTGGTCAACACAGCATCGACGTGCTGCGCGAGTTCGGTGTCTCGCAAGCGCGCATCGATTCCTTGCTCCGATCGGGGGCTGTCGTCCAGGACATGCCATAG